A window of Desulfomonile tiedjei genomic DNA:
GCGTGCTGAGTAAATTCGCTACGAGGCTTGCCTTCCCATAGGCCGCAAGAGAGTTCGGCCATGCCATCGCGCAGGGCAATTGGAAGGCCCAGAGGTTCCACGTAAATGTTGGCACTGGAAGTCGCTCTCCCAAGCGGACTGGAAAAGACTGCGGCGATGCCTTCCGGTTTCAGCATCCGTGCCATCTGTTTCGCCGTCTGTATGCCCACCTCGGTCAGCGGAGAGTCCGACCGGCCCATCACAAAGTTATCCTGATTGAAAACTGTCTGGCCGTGCCTGGCTAGAATCACTCGTTTGCCGGAAATATTCTGAATACCTCCATTGAAAGAATACTTGGCCGACATGGATCGTCGTCACGGCTTGCCCGCCGCATTATCCGGGTTGCCCGCACAAACGTCGGGGAAACCTCTCCGGTTCTCTAAGGTCGCTCTAGTTACAAAATAGGCAGTCACCGACCACCTGGCCGCCGAGTCGCTTGCATTCCGATTTCGGAATCTCCAAGCATTTCGGCTCGTCGCTCGACCGTCAGCCGCACCCCTTGAGGCAGCAGCTCACTAGTTCATAGTCGGAACTCACTGACATCGGCAGCAAAATCAGAAAAGCCATGAGGCTGAAAATCGCAAAAATCTTTTTCATACATGCCCCCGTCTTATTTCACTGAAGATATGACCCGCTTCCCGGCCAATCGCGCTTTAAGCGCAAATTTTTCCCGGAGAGGATACCACATGGCCGCGCACAGATCTAACGCGATGTTCAAGGGCCGGCATGGACGCACGCCCAGCCTTGACAACCTCCGGGTCACTGCGTATGCTGGCAGTCTAAAGTTATATTACAAACGGACGCTTTTCAATTCGGTCGTATCAGGCGCGGGGCGGCGTCTCAGTCGCCCGGGAGTGGACCAGGGAACATGCTTTCAATATGGCGAACTGCTGTTGAAGAATTCCGCAAGGGCGAGGATTTTGTGCTCGCGACCATTATATCGGTGCGAGGTTCCTCTCCAAGGCATGTGGGGACTCGTTTCCTGGTGCGGAAGAACCGCGGCATAGTTGGAACCATCGGAGGTGGCCTCCTCGAGGCCTCGGTCCAGCGATTCGCTGCTTCTGCACTGGAATCGGGCACATCTCATAGGGCGTTCTTTTCGTTCACGGGCAAGGACGCTCAATCCGCAGAAATGATTTGTGGTGGTGAAGCCGAAGTCCTGGTGGAATTTGTCAATGCGGCCGATCGGGTGAAGGAGGAGATTTTCAGCCGTTTGGAGATCGTCAGCAGGGACAAAACCTCGGGATATTTTCTCACAAGCGTTGCCATGCCTGTGGGTGGCGAAGACCCCTCGCCCGTTCAACATCTGCTGATAGATGATTCCGGGCGGCGCATCGGAGGATTTCCCGGCGACGAGACGGCCCTCAGAGCAATGCCCCAGTCGCGGCTGCTCAAACCCGCGCAGCTTCTTGAGGTGACGGGCCTCGATTATCCTGTTTTCCTTGAGTGGCTCCATCCCACGGGCACGGCGTACGTGTTCGGTGCCGGACATGTGGGCGTATGCGTGGCGCATTTGGCCGCGTATGTGGACTTCAAGGTTGTCGTGTTGGATGACCGCGCGGAGTTCGCAAATTTGGAACGGGCCCCTTCTGCAGATCAAGTCGTTGTATTGGATTCGTTCGCGAATCCTCTTGCGAATCTGCCTATTGACGAAGACAGCTACCTGGTCGTTGTCACCCGCGGGCATGCCCACGACAAGACCGTTCTGGCCGAGGCGCTCAAAACCAAAGCCGGTTACATTGGAATGATCGGCTCTCGTCGCAAGATCAACCTCATCTATCAGGCCCTGCTGGCAGAAGGATTTT
This region includes:
- a CDS encoding XdhC family protein, which gives rise to MLSIWRTAVEEFRKGEDFVLATIISVRGSSPRHVGTRFLVRKNRGIVGTIGGGLLEASVQRFAASALESGTSHRAFFSFTGKDAQSAEMICGGEAEVLVEFVNAADRVKEEIFSRLEIVSRDKTSGYFLTSVAMPVGGEDPSPVQHLLIDDSGRRIGGFPGDETALRAMPQSRLLKPAQLLEVTGLDYPVFLEWLHPTGTAYVFGAGHVGVCVAHLAAYVDFKVVVLDDRAEFANLERAPSADQVVVLDSFANPLANLPIDEDSYLVVVTRGHAHDKTVLAEALKTKAGYIGMIGSRRKINLIYQALLAEGFSREDLQRVHAPIGLPIGGETPEEIGVSIIAEMVQIRNRKERLQTLNV
- a CDS encoding histidine phosphatase family protein encodes the protein MSAKYSFNGGIQNISGKRVILARHGQTVFNQDNFVMGRSDSPLTEVGIQTAKQMARMLKPEGIAAVFSSPLGRATSSANIYVEPLGLPIALRDGMAELSCGLWEGKPRSEFTQHAWKLRETWQQKPPDGESYEDAENRVAAVIREIRTKSVPPVVLVVGHAGVNRVFLKLWLELPEDTAIEIMFPHDIVYLLEGDNRVRGKSAAGEEFSGLLVETERFSGDHQRGSR